GCCTAGTTATCCTAAAGATATAGAAAAAGGGGATAAAGAAGTTTCTGATAACTTCTTAACAGTTGGTGCTGCTACTCGTTTTTATAATGAAAATTTACCAGCAGATTTTACCAATTATGGAAAAGCAAATGTTGATGTGTTTGCTCCAGGGCATGATATTTATAATACAGTACCAAATAATGGTTATAAAAGTTTAAGTGGAACATCAATGGCATCACCCGCTACAGCTGGAGTTGCTGCTTTAATTAGATCTTATTTTCCAGAATTATCAGCAAGTCAAGTAAAGCATATTATTATGAACTCTGGTACTCTAGTAAATTTAGAGGTATTGCTTCCAAAAGGAGAAGGAAAATTAGTGCCTTTTACAGAGCTGTCTAAAAGCGGAAGGATTGTAAATGCCTATAATGCTGTTAAAATGGCTGCAGAAATGGTAGCAAAGAAAAAATAAAAATTAATTTAAATATTCTGCCAGTTTGTAAGTTTTATAAACTGGCATTTTTTTAGAAATATGAAAAAAATATTTATTGTTTTAGGGTTGATGTCTGTCACTGTCAATGCTCAATATTGGCAACAAAAAGCAGATTATAAAATGGATATTGATATGGATGTAGCATCTTATCAATACACAGGTAAGCAGGAAATAAAGTATAAAAATAATTCTCCAGAAACACTAACAAAGGTTTATTATCATTTATATAATAATGCTTTTCAGCCTGGAAGTGCAATGGATATGAGAGTGCAAAATATACCAGATCCAAACGGGAGGTTGATTGTAAATACCGGAACAGAAGAGGCTCCAGTAAATAAAAGCAAAATTTCATTATTGGTTCCAGAAGAGCAAGGATATATTAAAGTAAAGTCTTTAAAACAAAACGGTAAACCTTTAAAGTATGTTGTAGAAGGAACCATTTTAGAAGTAGAGTTGGCTAAGCCTATAAAGTCTGGTAAAAAGACTGAATTAACAATGGAATTTGTGGGGCAAGTTCCTTTGCAAGTTCGTAGGTCTGGGAGAGATAATGCAGAAGGAGTAGCTTTGTCTATGACTCAATGGTATCCTAAGTTAGCTGCTTATGATGATGAAGGTTGGCATGCAAATCCATACATAGGAGCAGAGTTTTTTGCTGATTGGGGAGATTATGAAGTAAATATCACTATCGATAAAAATTATACTATTGGGGGTACTGGATATCTACAAAATATTGATGAAATAGGTCATGGATATGAAGACTCAGGAGATAAAGTAGATCAAAAAATAGTTGATGGAAAGTTAACTTGGCAATTTAAAGCTCCTAATGTTCACGATTTTTCTTGGGCTGCAGATCCAGGTTTTAAGCACTTAAAGCACAAAGTAGCTAATGGACCAGAAGTGCATTTATTGTATAAAAGTTCTTTAGCCGAAGACCGAAAAGAGTCTTGGAATAAATTACCAAAAGTAATGGATGAGTTATTTGCTTTTTATCAAGATAGAGTAGGTGAGTATCCTTATAAGCAGTACAGTGTTATTCAAGGAGGTGATGGAGGAATGGAGTATGCTATGTGTACTTTAATTACTGGAGATAGAGACTATAGAAGTTTGGTGGGAGTAGTGGCTCACGAATTAGCTCATACTTGGTTTCAGTTTTTGTTAGCAAGTAATGAAACCAAACACGCTTGGCAGGATGAAGGTTTTACTACTTACATTTCTACATTGATAGAAAACAAAATTTTTAATGGAGAAAACGAATTTGAAAACGTTTATAAGTCCTATGTGAATTTAGTAGGTTATGGAATTGAACAACCATTAACCACCAATGGAGATGAATTTGATTATAGTTTTGGATATGGAGTATCTACCTATAATAAAGGGGCATTGTTTTTGCGTCAGTTAGAATATATTATTGGAGAAAAAGCTTTTAATAACACGTTAAAAAAGTATTATAAAGAGTTTGTTTTTAAGCACCCTAAACCTCAAGATTTTATTAGAATTGCTGAAAAAGAAGCTAATATGGAGTTAGATTGGTATTTTAATCAATGGACTGAAACGACAAAAACTATAGATTACGAAGTTTTCCCATCTATTACAAATCAGGTAAATCTTCATAACAAAGGAACTATGGCTATGCCTGTTGAGGTTACGGTAATATATGAAGATGATAGTGAGGAGTTGTTTTATATTCCGTTAGCTAGAATGAGAGGGGAGAAAAAAATAAATGCGACAATATTAAAAGATTGGAATTGGACAAATCCTGTTTATACTTTTCCAGTTACAAAGGCTTTAAAAAAAGTAACGATAGACGTTGATAATAAAACAGCAGACATTAACAGAAAGAATAATGTTTGGCAAAAATAATAATAGCTATAGGCTAACATAAAAAGAAATATGCCACAATCTAAAAAACTACAAGAGTTACTTGGGATAGATTTACCATTTTTGGTAGCTCCTATGTTTTTGGTTTCTAATACAGCCATGGTTATTGCTGCAATGAATAGAGGTGCAGCAGGTTGTATTCCGGCACTTAATTACAGAAGAATTCCCGAGTTAAAGCAAGCGATTAGAGAAATGAAAGCTGCTAAAACACCAAATGGTGCATTTGGAATTAATATTATTGTCAATCCATCAAATTTAAAATATAGAGAGCAACTTAAGGCTTGTTGTGATGAAGGAGTAGATTTTATTATTACATCTTTAGGAAGTCCAAGAGAGGTAATAGTAAAAGCCCGAAGAGCAGGTATAAAAGTTTTTTGTGATGTGGTTAATTTAGATCATGCTAAAAAAGCAGAAAAATTAGGTTGTGATGCTTTAATAGCTGTGAATAATAGGGCTGGTGGACATAGAGGTGCTCATCCTCCCGAAGTGCTTATTAAAGAATTGGTAGAAAACACAAATCTTCCTGTAA
Above is a genomic segment from Wenyingzhuangia fucanilytica containing:
- a CDS encoding NAD(P)H-dependent flavin oxidoreductase, coding for MPQSKKLQELLGIDLPFLVAPMFLVSNTAMVIAAMNRGAAGCIPALNYRRIPELKQAIREMKAAKTPNGAFGINIIVNPSNLKYREQLKACCDEGVDFIITSLGSPREVIVKARRAGIKVFCDVVNLDHAKKAEKLGCDALIAVNNRAGGHRGAHPPEVLIKELVENTNLPVISAGGIGSKEDLDLVLSYGAAGASIGSPFIASEESTVSREYKQACVDYGAEDIVMTKKISGTPCTVINTPYVQKVGLDETWLEKKLHKYEFLKKWIKLLRYLKGTQDVVNSAQKVTYKNVWVAGPSIQYTSKIEPISKIIDRFVV
- a CDS encoding M1 family metallopeptidase, which codes for MKKIFIVLGLMSVTVNAQYWQQKADYKMDIDMDVASYQYTGKQEIKYKNNSPETLTKVYYHLYNNAFQPGSAMDMRVQNIPDPNGRLIVNTGTEEAPVNKSKISLLVPEEQGYIKVKSLKQNGKPLKYVVEGTILEVELAKPIKSGKKTELTMEFVGQVPLQVRRSGRDNAEGVALSMTQWYPKLAAYDDEGWHANPYIGAEFFADWGDYEVNITIDKNYTIGGTGYLQNIDEIGHGYEDSGDKVDQKIVDGKLTWQFKAPNVHDFSWAADPGFKHLKHKVANGPEVHLLYKSSLAEDRKESWNKLPKVMDELFAFYQDRVGEYPYKQYSVIQGGDGGMEYAMCTLITGDRDYRSLVGVVAHELAHTWFQFLLASNETKHAWQDEGFTTYISTLIENKIFNGENEFENVYKSYVNLVGYGIEQPLTTNGDEFDYSFGYGVSTYNKGALFLRQLEYIIGEKAFNNTLKKYYKEFVFKHPKPQDFIRIAEKEANMELDWYFNQWTETTKTIDYEVFPSITNQVNLHNKGTMAMPVEVTVIYEDDSEELFYIPLARMRGEKKINATILKDWNWTNPVYTFPVTKALKKVTIDVDNKTADINRKNNVWQK